One Thunnus thynnus chromosome 18, fThuThy2.1, whole genome shotgun sequence genomic region harbors:
- the nhsl1b gene encoding NHS-like protein 1 isoform X4 produces MRGERRSASFRKEKPPGLSRALSWLSVSTLSRQSRHIFHSQNELHAVHNRPTYSHSHLHAPNRDEEEEDDDNWVYQPQHKIAVSNLDEESKWTVHYTAPWHQQENVFLPGSRPPCVEDLHRQAKVNLKTALRECDKLRKDGFRSSQYYSQGPTFSDPLQSTSSLQDEEDDENDKKSTASSVEDDKSQLSMRPQTPQGGGEEREVLEVDGKVVWTKSAPLPTPEEKMRQTAKAVPTDIVAINVTGAVFDRQASIRRSLINTDTVSRRPKKVKRRKTISGLPDNFNQELAAKGRGGELRPHSMFIPGQYSTLGRVGSVNSTLRRSQTRDSGCQTEEVKIVPPSMRRIRAQRGQGIAAQMAGISASSSTGSISISSSDSSGILMLPHQFNGDPSRFHSLPRQGARVSLSADPIYSSTPIKSEEQTTPHRQIGKLQVDNTVVHMRNAPRTGTLPRPKSQEVRGTQSSEWGGGPACVVSPHAAYSTSLIPNATLSSSSEVITLNTSGQLSHSPVSAYPTVRPLSVASSTNTDPLISSPAAFTQSSTCPALATSTPTHTPHDSGLIAAAPASESGHSDSSAHSHRTLAPTPPSCLTEEQWIYDTPENVAVPHRTLTSSCSTPINQLYSSLELSSRTTTDSSSLYSQDNDGYYTSMHVDSGLRSRSHGSGHGAAAGRAARHSMYECREMANQEDSGSLYSDRSLSRSISLRKSKKPPLPPARTDSLKRKPGAKKPLGGISAISGANGPNGAMLNETLIASLQQSLQMGLRGGKGCASPSSPSHSPSSDYDDPWVLRPRSQSSISAGSSAASLVANANCGGVSNVYSLCHVTPAHSDTSSLRSDYADSWGYYMDYPRTHGDQRAQTPLAHATDNMSAGPHPGELQNGGEIHSNSRGPGAPGQEGGLAVKPKTATSSPDRVHRLTSPSSGYSSQSNTPTAGTPVPSLVRSMSPSSSRPKPKVPERKSSLLSSVSMSSSSTSLSSNTSDSLKSSGPPPPPPPPLPLSSSSAPNTPLGPPPPFPPPLPPNSGSPTPLPAPPVTPQGPTLSPPPPCCTSPEFPPPPSPETLIHPSLSFNGSFSPPPPPPPPVPTMGPPPPPPPPAFIPPSSFPSAVKATKDAPKPAVSNSPTKSPKPLITPFALQSVQLRSVKRTEKEIDSKTDNTTAQETGMDLIKGLKPQTLGKSHSQEHPTGLTQFTFSPEEDSRNSSPSPVSKLLEDFSLDCSITDDTPDCAVYNGIPEDESCFLLNGKEKEALPSPSQSSQSSPVKQPPAISKKPLFFVPPFNPQPIKEQVPSPHEDTNSLSRTEDQIDAPQRQVTEEEKERKSEQQEEEDKETLAESSETSTEIQDESQITASASQDTSLDQELRTDGEDHEEEEEDGDGTSSTTGSISSREDDTGDVFDSSTAESSPAPSANGASEENMVTPTPTRTRTTEDLFAAIHRGGVQWVGESLLERSKRKVLGRRESEEEKSRGGSHSQSPPVTPTSVSPSPVTSLPRQTGSIQRNLRKSSTSSDTFKALLLKKGSRSETSFRMSATEMLRSTDPRSQRTRSESSLDAPAASASSPTAPHSPCTSPGRGKRATDEWSRYEALALSSPTSSSSFSMSGKYGRSRTPPSAASSKYNARSRILSSPMTVICEREGELAESEYGDTAESPTLPVLQDSNGTLSEESRS; encoded by the exons cgGTGTCTAACCTGGATGAGGAGAGCAAGTGGACGGTTCACTACACAGCTCCGTGGCACCAACAGGAGAACGTCTTCTTACCAGGCAGCAGGCCGCCCTGCGTAGAAGACCTGCACCGCCAGGCCAAAGTCAACCTGAAGACCGCCCTGCGAG AATGTGACAAGTTGAGGAAAGATGGTTTTCGGAGCTCCCAGTACTACTCTCAGGGTCCCACTTTTTCTGACCCACTACAGTCCACCAGCAGCCtgcaggatgaggaggatgatgagaaTGATAAGAAG TCTACAGCTTCGTCAGTGGAGGATGACAAATCTCAGCTGTCCATGAGGCCCCAGACCCCGCAGGGAGGCGGCGAGGAAAGGGAGGTGTTAGAGGTTGACGGAAAGGTGGTATGGACCAAATCCGCACCCCTCCCCACCCCGGAGGAGAAGATGAGGCAGACGGCGAAAGCCGTGCCCACAGACATAGTTGCCATCAACGTCACAG GGGCAGTGTTTGACCGACAGGCGAGCATCCGGCGCTCCCTCATTAACACTGACACCGTGTCCCGCCGGCCCAAGAAGGTCAAACGCAGAAAGACTATATCAGGGCTGCCTGACAACTTCAACCAAGAGCTAG CAGCAAAAGGACGCGGCGGAGAGCTCCGGCCGCATTCCATGTTCATCCCAGGACAGTATTCCACTTTGGGCCGAGTTGGAAGTGTCAACTCAACGCTCCGACGTTCCCAGACGCGAGACTCGGGCTGCCAGACAGAAGAAGTGAAGATTGTACCCCCGTCTATGAGAAGAATTCGGGCTCAGAGAGGGCAGGGGATCGCTGCTCAGATGGCCGGCatctctgcttcctcctctaCAGGAAGCATATCCATCTCCAGCAGTGACAGCTCCGGGATCTTGATGCTGCCACATCAGTTTAACGGAGACCCTTCCCGTTTTCACAGTCTGCCCCGACAGGGTGCCAGGGTGTCCCTCAGTGCTGATCCCATCTACAGCAGCACCCCCATAAAGTCAGAGGAACAAACTACACCCCATAGGCAAATTGGAAAGCTTCAGGTTGACAACACAGTTGTGCACATGAGGAATGCCCCAAGGACAGGCACCCTGCCCAGGCCCAAGTCTCAGGAGGTGAGGGGGACGCAGTCCAGTGAGTGGGGTGGTGGTCCAGCTTGTGTGGTCTCCCCACATGCTGCCTATTCCACCTCACTCATCCCCAATGCCACCCTTTCTAGCTCATCTGAGGTCATCACCCTCAACACCTCCGGTCAGCTTTCCCACTCCCCAGTCTCAGCTTACCCCACAGTTCGACCACTAAGTGTAGCTTCCTCCACCAACACCGACCCCCTGATCTCCAGTCCTGCAGCATTCACCCAAAGCTCCACCTGTCCAGCCTTGGCCACATCCACCCCTACTCACACACCACACGATAGTGGTCTGATTGCAGCAGCACCTGCCAGTGAGTCAGGGCACTCGGACAGCAGCGCACACAGTCACAGGACCTTGGCCCCCACGCCACCATCCTGTCTGACAGAAGAGCAGTGGATCTACGACACACCAGAAAACGTGGCTGTCCCGCACCGCACTCTGACCTCCAGCTGTTCCACTCCTATCAACCAGCTGTACAGCAGTCTGGAGCTATCCTCCAGGACCACTACTGACTCCAGCTCCCTCTATTCCCAGGACAACGATGGATATTACACCTCCATGCATGTCGACTCAGGCCTGCGCTCACGCAGCCATGGCAGCGGGCACGGGGCAGCAGCTGGACGGGCGGCCAGACACAGCATGTACGAGTGCCGCGAGATGGCCAATCAGGAAGACTCTGGAAGCTTGTACAGTGACCGCTCTCTATCCCGCAGCATCTCCCTCCGCAAATCCAAGAAGCCCCCGCTGCCCCCAGCTCGTACAGACTCTCTCAAACGCAAGCCTGGTGCAAAAAAGCCCCTTGGAGGCATTAGCGCCATCAGTGGTGCTAACGGGCCAAACGGCGCCATGCTCAATGAGACTCTAATTGCCAGCTTGCAGCAGAGCCTACAGATGGGGctgagaggagggaaaggaTGCGCCTCTCCCTCTTCACCCTCCCACAGTCCCAGCAGTGACTACGATGACCCTTGGGTGCTACGTCCAAGAAGTCAGAGTAGCATTAGTGCAGGTAGCTCTGCAGCATCGCTAGTAGCTAACGCAAACTGTGGTGGTGTGTCTAACGTATACTCGCTATGCCACGTGACACCTGCTCACAGTGACACCAGCAGTTTGCGTTCTGACTATGCTGATTCCTGGGGCTACTACATGGACTACCCTCGTACCCATGGAGACCAGAGGGCACAGACACCTCTGGCCCATGCCACAGATAATATGTCGGCCGGGCCTCACCCAGGAGAACTACAGAATGGAGGTGAGATTCACAGCAACAGCCGGGGCCCTGGAGCTCCAGGCCAGGAGGGAGGGTTGGCAGTGAAGCCCAAAACAGCCACCTCCTCCCCTGACAGGGTACACAGACTGACTTCTCCATCTAGCGGCTACTCCAGCCAGTCCAACACCCCCACAGCTGGAACCCCAGTGCCCTCACTCGTCAGGTCTATGTCTCCCTCCAGCAGCCGGCCTAAGCCCAAAGTACCCGAGAGGAAGTCCTCTCTCCTATCCTCTGTTTCCATGTCCTCCTCTTCCACTTCCCTTTCTTCCAACACCTCGGACTCACTTAAGAGTTCCGGGCCTCCTCCGCCACCACCTCCACCCCTGCCCCTTTCCTCATCCTCAGCTCCGAACACCCCTCTCGGCCCACCTCCACCCTTCCCTCCCCCTCTACCACCAAATTCGGGTTCCCCCACTCCTCTGCCAGCTCCCCCTGTTACTCCACAGGGTCCAACTCTGAGCCCGCCACCTCCTTGCTGCACCTCCCCAGaattccctcctcctccatcccctGAAACACTAATCCACCCTAGTCTGTCCTTCAATGGGAGCTTCAGTCCTCCCCCTCCGCCTCCCCCTCCTGTTCCCACCATGGggccccctccacctcctccaccgcCTGCTTTTATCCCACCTTCCTCCTTCCCATCTGCTGTGAAGGCAACGAAGGATGCTCCTAAACCCGCCGTTTCCAACAGCCCTACAAAGTCACCTAAGCCCCTCATCACCCCCTTTGCGCTGCAGAGTGTTCAGCTCCGCTCAGTCAAGCGGACAGAGAAGGAGATCGACAGCAAAACGGACAACACTACAGCTCAGGAAACAGGGATGGACCTCATCAAGGGTCTAAAGCCCCAGACCCTTGGGAAGTCTCACTCCCAGGAGCATCCTACTGGGTTAACCCAGTTCACCTTCTCTCCAGAGGAGGATTCACGTAATTCCTCACCATCACCTGTGTCGAAGCTCCTAGAAGACTTTTCATTAGACTGCAGTATCACAGACGACACACCAGATTGTGCTGTCTACAATGGAATACCTGAGGATGAGAGTTGCTTTCTTTTAAacgggaaagaaaaagaagcattgCCAAGTCCCTCACAGAGCTCCCAAAGCTCCCCTGTCAAACAGCCTCCAGCAATCTCCAAGAAACCTCTCTTCTTTGTCCCTCCATTTAACCCCCAACCAATAAAAGAACAGGTTCCATCTCCGCATGAAGATACAAACAGCCTGTCCAGAACAGAAGACCAAATAGATGCACCACAAAGACAAgtaacagaagaagagaaagagaggaaaagtgagcaacaggaggaggaggacaaggaaACTTTGGCAGAGAGCAGTGAAACATCCACAGAAATCCAGGATGAGTCCCAAATCACTGCATCAGCCAGCCAAGACACAAGTCTTGACCAAGAGCtgcgtacagatggagaggatcatgaagaggaagaagaggacgGAGATGGAACGAGTAGCACGACTGGATCCATCAGCTCCAGGGAGGACGACACAG GTGACGTGTTCGACTCCAGTACGGCTGAATCGTCTCCGGCCCCATCAGCCAACGGGGCCTCAGAGGAGAACATGGTGACCCCGACTCCCACACGGACCCGAACCACTGAGGACCTGTTTGCCGCCATTCACAG AGGGGGCGTGCAGTGGGTGGGTGAATCCCTTCTAGAGAG GTCCAAGCGTAAGGTCCTGGGTCGCAGGGAGTCTGAGGAGGAAAAGTCCCGGGGTGGAAGCCACTCGCAGTCTCCACCCGTCACCCCCACGAGCGTGTCTCCAAGCCCGGTGACCTCACTGCCCCGTCAGACAGGCTCCATCCAGCGCAACCTGCGGAAGTCCTCCACCAGCAGTGACACCTTCAAAGCCCTTCTTCTTAAGAAGGGCAGCCGCTCTGAGACCAGCTTCAGGATGTCTGCCACCGAGATGCTTCGCTCCACCGACCCACGCTCCCAGCGGACGCGCTCCGAGTCCTCACTAGACGCCCCCGCTGCTTCGGCCTCCTCACCGACGGCGCCACACAGCCCCTGTACCTCCCCCGGTCGCGGCAAGAGGGCAACAGATGAGTGGAGCCGCTACGAGGCCTTGGCTCTGTCCTCGCCgacttcatcatcatccttctCGATGAGCGGGAAGTACGGGCGGTCACGCACGCCGCCCTCTGCTGCCAGCAGCAAGTATAACGCACGCAGCCGAATCCTCAGCAGCCCAATGACAGTTATCTGTGAGCGTGAGGGCGAGCTGGCTGAGAGCGAGTACGGAGACACTGCAGAAAGCCCGACTCTCCCTGTGCTCCAGGACTCTAATGGCACTTTATCTGAAGAGAGCAGAAGTTAA
- the nhsl1b gene encoding NHS-like protein 1 isoform X11, whose protein sequence is MRGERRSASFRKEKPPGLSRALSWLSVSTLSRQSRHIFHSQNELHAVHNRPTYSHSHLHAPNRDEEEEDDDNWVYQPQHKIAVSNLDEESKWTVHYTAPWHQQENVFLPGSRPPCVEDLHRQAKVNLKTALRECDKLRKDGFRSSQYYSQGPTFSDPLQSTSSLQDEEDDENDKKSTASSVEDDKSQLSMRPQTPQGGGEEREVLEVDGKVVWTKSAPLPTPEEKMRQTAKAVPTDIVAINVTGAVFDRQASIRRSLINTDTVSRRPKKVKRRKTISGLPDNFNQELAAKGRGGELRPHSMFIPGQYSTLGRVGSVNSTLRRSQTRDSGCQTEEVKIVPPSMRRIRAQRGQGIAAQMAGISASSSTGSISISSSDSSGILMLPHQFNGDPSRFHSLPRQGARVSLSADPIYSSTPIKSEEQTTPHRQIGKLQVDNTVVHMRNAPRTGTLPRPKSQEVRGTQSSEWGGGPACVVSPHAAYSTSLIPNATLSSSSEVITLNTSGQLSHSPVSAYPTVRPLSVASSTNTDPLISSPAAFTQSSTCPALATSTPTHTPHDSGLIAAAPASESGHSDSSAHSHRTLAPTPPSCLTEEQWIYDTPENVAVPHRTLTSSCSTPINQLYSSLELSSRTTTDSSSLYSQDNDGYYTSMHVDSGLRSRSHGSGHGAAAGRAARHSMYECREMANQEDSGSLYSDRSLSRSISLRKSKKPPLPPARTDSLKRKPGAKKPLGGISAISGANGPNGAMLNETLIASLQQSLQMGLRGGKGCASPSSPSHSPSSDYDDPWVLRPRSQSSISAGSSAASLVANANCGGVSNVYSLCHVTPAHSDTSSLRSDYADSWGYYMDYPRTHGDQRAQTPLAHATDNMSAGPHPGELQNGGEIHSNSRGPGAPGQEGGLAVKPKTATSSPDRVHRLTSPSSGYSSQSNTPTAGTPVPSLVRSMSPSSSRPKPKVPERKSSLLSSVSMSSSSTSLSSNTSDSLKSSGPPPPPPPPLPLSSSSAPNTPLGPPPPFPPPLPPNSGSPTPLPAPPVTPQGPTLSPPPPCCTSPEFPPPPSPETLIHPSLSFNGSFSPPPPPPPPVPTMGPPPPPPPPAFIPPSSFPSAVKATKDAPKPAVSNSPTKSPKPLITPFALQSVQLRSVKRTEKEIDSKTDNTTAQETGMDLIKGLKPQTLGKSHSQEHPTGLTQFTFSPEEDSRNSSPSPVSKLLEDFSLDCSITDDTPDCAVYNGIPEDESCFLLNGKEKEALPSPSQSSQSSPVKQPPAISKKPLFFVPPFNPQPIKEQVPSPHEDTNSLSRTEDQIDAPQRQVTEEEKERKSEQQEEEDKETLAESSETSTEIQDESQITASASQDTSLDQELRTDGEDHEEEEEDGDGTSSTTGSISSREDDTGDVFDSSTAESSPAPSANGASEENMVTPTPTRTRTTEDLFAAIHRSKRKVLGRRESEEEKSRGGSHSQSPPVTPTSVSPSPVTSLPRQTGSIQRNLRKSSTSSDTFKALLLKKGSRSETSFRMSATEMLRSTDPRSQRTRSESSLDAPAASASSPTAPHSPCTSPGRGKRATDEWSRYEALALSSPTSSSSFSMSGKYGRSRTPPSAASSKYNARSRILSSPMTVICEREGELAESEYGDTAESPTLPVLQDSNGTLSEESRS, encoded by the exons cgGTGTCTAACCTGGATGAGGAGAGCAAGTGGACGGTTCACTACACAGCTCCGTGGCACCAACAGGAGAACGTCTTCTTACCAGGCAGCAGGCCGCCCTGCGTAGAAGACCTGCACCGCCAGGCCAAAGTCAACCTGAAGACCGCCCTGCGAG AATGTGACAAGTTGAGGAAAGATGGTTTTCGGAGCTCCCAGTACTACTCTCAGGGTCCCACTTTTTCTGACCCACTACAGTCCACCAGCAGCCtgcaggatgaggaggatgatgagaaTGATAAGAAG TCTACAGCTTCGTCAGTGGAGGATGACAAATCTCAGCTGTCCATGAGGCCCCAGACCCCGCAGGGAGGCGGCGAGGAAAGGGAGGTGTTAGAGGTTGACGGAAAGGTGGTATGGACCAAATCCGCACCCCTCCCCACCCCGGAGGAGAAGATGAGGCAGACGGCGAAAGCCGTGCCCACAGACATAGTTGCCATCAACGTCACAG GGGCAGTGTTTGACCGACAGGCGAGCATCCGGCGCTCCCTCATTAACACTGACACCGTGTCCCGCCGGCCCAAGAAGGTCAAACGCAGAAAGACTATATCAGGGCTGCCTGACAACTTCAACCAAGAGCTAG CAGCAAAAGGACGCGGCGGAGAGCTCCGGCCGCATTCCATGTTCATCCCAGGACAGTATTCCACTTTGGGCCGAGTTGGAAGTGTCAACTCAACGCTCCGACGTTCCCAGACGCGAGACTCGGGCTGCCAGACAGAAGAAGTGAAGATTGTACCCCCGTCTATGAGAAGAATTCGGGCTCAGAGAGGGCAGGGGATCGCTGCTCAGATGGCCGGCatctctgcttcctcctctaCAGGAAGCATATCCATCTCCAGCAGTGACAGCTCCGGGATCTTGATGCTGCCACATCAGTTTAACGGAGACCCTTCCCGTTTTCACAGTCTGCCCCGACAGGGTGCCAGGGTGTCCCTCAGTGCTGATCCCATCTACAGCAGCACCCCCATAAAGTCAGAGGAACAAACTACACCCCATAGGCAAATTGGAAAGCTTCAGGTTGACAACACAGTTGTGCACATGAGGAATGCCCCAAGGACAGGCACCCTGCCCAGGCCCAAGTCTCAGGAGGTGAGGGGGACGCAGTCCAGTGAGTGGGGTGGTGGTCCAGCTTGTGTGGTCTCCCCACATGCTGCCTATTCCACCTCACTCATCCCCAATGCCACCCTTTCTAGCTCATCTGAGGTCATCACCCTCAACACCTCCGGTCAGCTTTCCCACTCCCCAGTCTCAGCTTACCCCACAGTTCGACCACTAAGTGTAGCTTCCTCCACCAACACCGACCCCCTGATCTCCAGTCCTGCAGCATTCACCCAAAGCTCCACCTGTCCAGCCTTGGCCACATCCACCCCTACTCACACACCACACGATAGTGGTCTGATTGCAGCAGCACCTGCCAGTGAGTCAGGGCACTCGGACAGCAGCGCACACAGTCACAGGACCTTGGCCCCCACGCCACCATCCTGTCTGACAGAAGAGCAGTGGATCTACGACACACCAGAAAACGTGGCTGTCCCGCACCGCACTCTGACCTCCAGCTGTTCCACTCCTATCAACCAGCTGTACAGCAGTCTGGAGCTATCCTCCAGGACCACTACTGACTCCAGCTCCCTCTATTCCCAGGACAACGATGGATATTACACCTCCATGCATGTCGACTCAGGCCTGCGCTCACGCAGCCATGGCAGCGGGCACGGGGCAGCAGCTGGACGGGCGGCCAGACACAGCATGTACGAGTGCCGCGAGATGGCCAATCAGGAAGACTCTGGAAGCTTGTACAGTGACCGCTCTCTATCCCGCAGCATCTCCCTCCGCAAATCCAAGAAGCCCCCGCTGCCCCCAGCTCGTACAGACTCTCTCAAACGCAAGCCTGGTGCAAAAAAGCCCCTTGGAGGCATTAGCGCCATCAGTGGTGCTAACGGGCCAAACGGCGCCATGCTCAATGAGACTCTAATTGCCAGCTTGCAGCAGAGCCTACAGATGGGGctgagaggagggaaaggaTGCGCCTCTCCCTCTTCACCCTCCCACAGTCCCAGCAGTGACTACGATGACCCTTGGGTGCTACGTCCAAGAAGTCAGAGTAGCATTAGTGCAGGTAGCTCTGCAGCATCGCTAGTAGCTAACGCAAACTGTGGTGGTGTGTCTAACGTATACTCGCTATGCCACGTGACACCTGCTCACAGTGACACCAGCAGTTTGCGTTCTGACTATGCTGATTCCTGGGGCTACTACATGGACTACCCTCGTACCCATGGAGACCAGAGGGCACAGACACCTCTGGCCCATGCCACAGATAATATGTCGGCCGGGCCTCACCCAGGAGAACTACAGAATGGAGGTGAGATTCACAGCAACAGCCGGGGCCCTGGAGCTCCAGGCCAGGAGGGAGGGTTGGCAGTGAAGCCCAAAACAGCCACCTCCTCCCCTGACAGGGTACACAGACTGACTTCTCCATCTAGCGGCTACTCCAGCCAGTCCAACACCCCCACAGCTGGAACCCCAGTGCCCTCACTCGTCAGGTCTATGTCTCCCTCCAGCAGCCGGCCTAAGCCCAAAGTACCCGAGAGGAAGTCCTCTCTCCTATCCTCTGTTTCCATGTCCTCCTCTTCCACTTCCCTTTCTTCCAACACCTCGGACTCACTTAAGAGTTCCGGGCCTCCTCCGCCACCACCTCCACCCCTGCCCCTTTCCTCATCCTCAGCTCCGAACACCCCTCTCGGCCCACCTCCACCCTTCCCTCCCCCTCTACCACCAAATTCGGGTTCCCCCACTCCTCTGCCAGCTCCCCCTGTTACTCCACAGGGTCCAACTCTGAGCCCGCCACCTCCTTGCTGCACCTCCCCAGaattccctcctcctccatcccctGAAACACTAATCCACCCTAGTCTGTCCTTCAATGGGAGCTTCAGTCCTCCCCCTCCGCCTCCCCCTCCTGTTCCCACCATGGggccccctccacctcctccaccgcCTGCTTTTATCCCACCTTCCTCCTTCCCATCTGCTGTGAAGGCAACGAAGGATGCTCCTAAACCCGCCGTTTCCAACAGCCCTACAAAGTCACCTAAGCCCCTCATCACCCCCTTTGCGCTGCAGAGTGTTCAGCTCCGCTCAGTCAAGCGGACAGAGAAGGAGATCGACAGCAAAACGGACAACACTACAGCTCAGGAAACAGGGATGGACCTCATCAAGGGTCTAAAGCCCCAGACCCTTGGGAAGTCTCACTCCCAGGAGCATCCTACTGGGTTAACCCAGTTCACCTTCTCTCCAGAGGAGGATTCACGTAATTCCTCACCATCACCTGTGTCGAAGCTCCTAGAAGACTTTTCATTAGACTGCAGTATCACAGACGACACACCAGATTGTGCTGTCTACAATGGAATACCTGAGGATGAGAGTTGCTTTCTTTTAAacgggaaagaaaaagaagcattgCCAAGTCCCTCACAGAGCTCCCAAAGCTCCCCTGTCAAACAGCCTCCAGCAATCTCCAAGAAACCTCTCTTCTTTGTCCCTCCATTTAACCCCCAACCAATAAAAGAACAGGTTCCATCTCCGCATGAAGATACAAACAGCCTGTCCAGAACAGAAGACCAAATAGATGCACCACAAAGACAAgtaacagaagaagagaaagagaggaaaagtgagcaacaggaggaggaggacaaggaaACTTTGGCAGAGAGCAGTGAAACATCCACAGAAATCCAGGATGAGTCCCAAATCACTGCATCAGCCAGCCAAGACACAAGTCTTGACCAAGAGCtgcgtacagatggagaggatcatgaagaggaagaagaggacgGAGATGGAACGAGTAGCACGACTGGATCCATCAGCTCCAGGGAGGACGACACAG GTGACGTGTTCGACTCCAGTACGGCTGAATCGTCTCCGGCCCCATCAGCCAACGGGGCCTCAGAGGAGAACATGGTGACCCCGACTCCCACACGGACCCGAACCACTGAGGACCTGTTTGCCGCCATTCACAG GTCCAAGCGTAAGGTCCTGGGTCGCAGGGAGTCTGAGGAGGAAAAGTCCCGGGGTGGAAGCCACTCGCAGTCTCCACCCGTCACCCCCACGAGCGTGTCTCCAAGCCCGGTGACCTCACTGCCCCGTCAGACAGGCTCCATCCAGCGCAACCTGCGGAAGTCCTCCACCAGCAGTGACACCTTCAAAGCCCTTCTTCTTAAGAAGGGCAGCCGCTCTGAGACCAGCTTCAGGATGTCTGCCACCGAGATGCTTCGCTCCACCGACCCACGCTCCCAGCGGACGCGCTCCGAGTCCTCACTAGACGCCCCCGCTGCTTCGGCCTCCTCACCGACGGCGCCACACAGCCCCTGTACCTCCCCCGGTCGCGGCAAGAGGGCAACAGATGAGTGGAGCCGCTACGAGGCCTTGGCTCTGTCCTCGCCgacttcatcatcatccttctCGATGAGCGGGAAGTACGGGCGGTCACGCACGCCGCCCTCTGCTGCCAGCAGCAAGTATAACGCACGCAGCCGAATCCTCAGCAGCCCAATGACAGTTATCTGTGAGCGTGAGGGCGAGCTGGCTGAGAGCGAGTACGGAGACACTGCAGAAAGCCCGACTCTCCCTGTGCTCCAGGACTCTAATGGCACTTTATCTGAAGAGAGCAGAAGTTAA